Sequence from the Bdellovibrio sp. ArHS genome:
ATCCTTTGCTGGCGCTGATGCCCTGAACAATGGTTCGCACGCTCTGAATATGCTTTCCGCGAGAGCCAATGATACGCCCCAGAACTCTTTGGCTGCAATCGATGGTGTAAACCGTTGTTCTTTCCCCGCACGAATAGGTGACGCTGATGTCTTCAGGATACGGAACCATTTCTTTAATCAACTGTTCGAGAAGACATCTAAGAGATTCTCTTTGTTCTGAATTTCCGGTGGTCTCTCTAGTTACTTTTACAACAGGCACGGGTTTTAGATTTTCTTCGTTTGTCATGTTTCTATCTTTTCTGAAACAGGTGCATAAGAAAAATCATTTCTGCCTTTCCTCAACCAATTTTCGTTCCCTTCTTCGTCGTGTGGGAGCGCCGAAGGGAGCGGTGTCGCGTGACGAAAAGTGTGTCTCTTTGCTGCGACACGGGTATGAATTTCAAGGTGCCAGAGGAGGTTTCTGAGCTAGAAAGAGTGAAAGAACTCCGGCTGAGTGTATCGGGCTCCTTCAAGGTCTCCCTCTGAGGAAAAAGTCAGATCATTGAACGTGTCTAGATAAAGTCCACACCCGGGCGATTTAAAAAGCGGTTCTGAAAGAACCAGTCTTTTCACCTTTCCGGATGGTTGGAATTCCACGTAGCTATCAAACTGTC
This genomic interval carries:
- a CDS encoding KH domain-containing protein; translated protein: MTNEENLKPVPVVKVTRETTGNSEQRESLRCLLEQLIKEMVPYPEDISVTYSCGERTTVYTIDCSQRVLGRIIGSRGKHIQSVRTIVQGISASKGFRSVVEIPYYPEEAV